In Rhodoferax koreense, a genomic segment contains:
- a CDS encoding (2Fe-2S)-binding protein, with protein sequence MPVTPSRPRQPGRFVRLAETDRPTLSMSIDGEPATALAGDTLLVALLSHGRRVRDSEFGDGPRAGFCLMGACQDCWVWTPAGERLRACSTPAEAGMAVLTRPPPQYWPSTPDLQQSLARHAGELNR encoded by the coding sequence ATGCCCGTCACACCCTCCCGCCCTCGCCAGCCCGGACGTTTCGTCCGGCTGGCCGAGACCGACCGTCCCACCCTGTCGATGTCGATCGATGGCGAACCGGCGACCGCGCTGGCCGGCGACACGCTGCTCGTCGCCCTGCTGAGCCACGGCCGCCGCGTGCGCGACAGCGAATTCGGCGACGGCCCGCGCGCGGGCTTCTGCCTGATGGGCGCCTGCCAGGATTGCTGGGTGTGGACGCCCGCGGGCGAACGCCTGCGCGCCTGCAGCACACCTGCCGAGGCTGGCATGGCGGTGTTGACCCGTCCGCCACCGCAGTACTGGCCCTCCACACCCGATCTGCAGCAATCGCTGGCACGCCACGCCGGGGAGCTAAACCGTTGA
- a CDS encoding Lrp/AsnC family transcriptional regulator, which produces MRSTVSLDRFDFKILVHLQRDGRCSNVDLAESVGLSPSPCLLRTKRLQELGLIRGYGADIALEKLGEHVIVFSEVTISSHRPHDFRKFEQGASKYKEIVECYNVSGGYDYLLKIVAPGVGYFQALMEKMLEDDIGIERFASRIVLRQPLDRREYPLGIIATQKRWG; this is translated from the coding sequence ATGAGATCAACAGTTTCGCTGGACCGGTTCGATTTCAAGATACTCGTGCATCTCCAGCGCGACGGACGATGCTCGAACGTCGACCTGGCCGAGTCGGTGGGCCTCAGCCCCAGCCCGTGCCTGCTGCGTACCAAGCGGCTGCAGGAGCTCGGGTTGATCCGGGGCTACGGCGCGGACATTGCCCTGGAAAAGCTGGGGGAGCACGTGATCGTTTTCTCGGAGGTCACCATCAGCAGCCACCGGCCACATGATTTCCGCAAGTTCGAGCAGGGCGCCAGCAAGTACAAGGAGATCGTCGAGTGCTACAACGTCAGCGGTGGCTACGACTACCTGCTGAAGATCGTGGCGCCCGGCGTCGGCTATTTTCAGGCGCTGATGGAAAAGATGCTGGAAGACGACATCGGCATCGAGCGCTTCGCCAGCCGGATCGTCCTGCGCCAGCCGCTGGACCGGCGCGAGTATCCGCTGGGCATCATCGCGACGCAGAAAAGGTGGGGGTGA
- a CDS encoding Lrp/AsnC family transcriptional regulator: protein MNEAFKIDRLDLRILAQLQKNGRMTNVDLADAVGLSPSPCLIRVKRLEQSGYIAGYGAQLRLEKLGDTLTVFTEVTLSDHRREDFARFEAAIREVDEVLECHLVSGGYDYLLRFLTRGVNHYQEVVEELLERNIGIVKYFSYIVIKSPFIKTHCPVEKLFPHQR, encoded by the coding sequence ATGAACGAAGCCTTCAAGATCGATCGACTCGACCTGCGCATCCTGGCCCAGTTGCAGAAAAACGGGCGCATGACCAATGTGGATCTGGCCGACGCGGTGGGCCTGTCGCCCAGCCCCTGCCTGATCCGTGTGAAGCGGCTGGAGCAGTCCGGCTACATCGCCGGCTACGGCGCGCAACTGCGGCTGGAAAAGCTCGGCGACACGCTGACCGTCTTCACCGAGGTCACGCTCTCCGATCACCGCCGCGAAGACTTCGCCCGCTTCGAGGCGGCCATCCGCGAAGTCGACGAAGTGCTCGAATGCCACCTGGTCAGCGGCGGCTACGACTATCTGCTGCGCTTCCTGACCCGCGGCGTGAACCACTACCAGGAAGTGGTCGAGGAACTGCTCGAACGCAACATCGGCATCGTGAAGTACTTCAGCTACATCGTCATCAAGTCGCCGTTCATCAAGACGCACTGCCCCGTCGAGAAATTGTTTCCCCATCAGCGCTGA
- a CDS encoding haloacid dehalogenase type II, with product MIFKPKFISFDCYGTLINFEMGPTAKVLFNDRVPADRMPAFLDSFRAYRLDEVLGDWKPFFDVVENAIRRACKAHGVECLASDALALYEAVPTWQPHPNVVEVLEAIAPHVPLVILSNSMVDLIPHSVAHLKAPFHAVYTAEAARAYKPRMQAFEYMFDQLGCGPGQMMHVSSSFRYDLMTASDLGFMAKAFIDRGHEPTSIEYGVSRLTDVRQLPALLGL from the coding sequence ATGATATTCAAGCCCAAATTCATCAGCTTCGATTGCTACGGCACCCTCATCAACTTCGAGATGGGTCCGACGGCAAAAGTACTGTTCAACGACCGCGTGCCGGCCGACCGGATGCCGGCGTTCCTGGACAGTTTCCGGGCCTATCGGCTCGACGAGGTGCTCGGTGACTGGAAGCCATTTTTCGACGTCGTGGAGAACGCCATCCGGCGCGCCTGCAAGGCGCATGGCGTCGAATGCCTGGCCTCGGATGCGCTGGCCCTGTATGAAGCGGTGCCGACCTGGCAGCCGCATCCGAACGTGGTCGAGGTGCTGGAGGCCATCGCGCCGCACGTGCCGCTGGTGATCCTGTCGAATTCGATGGTGGACCTCATCCCGCACAGCGTGGCGCACTTGAAGGCCCCTTTCCACGCGGTCTACACCGCCGAGGCAGCGCGCGCCTACAAGCCGCGCATGCAGGCCTTCGAATACATGTTCGACCAGCTCGGCTGCGGGCCCGGTCAGATGATGCACGTCTCGTCGAGCTTCCGCTACGACCTGATGACGGCGTCCGACCTTGGCTTCATGGCCAAGGCCTTCATCGACCGTGGCCATGAGCCCACGTCGATTGAATACGGCGTGAGCCGCCTGACCGACGTCCGCCAACTTCCCGCATTGCTCGGACTCTGA
- a CDS encoding aspartate aminotransferase family protein produces MKTTADFNMVNAYIPGRANVGPATEAMIERRNALLGPAYRLMYEHPLHIVRGEGAWLMDPQGRRYLDAYNNVTSLGHCHPAVTEAICRQVQTLATNTRYLHDTILELAERLLASVPDTELAHLMLTCTGSEANDLAYRIAKVRTGGTGIIVTDTAYHGITDAVSQFSPSLGVTVDLGPHVRLVPAPRLYHAEGADLGERFTRDVEAAIADLQRHGIKPAALIVDSLFTSDGILPGPVGFLKGAVEAIKRAGGLFIADEVQPGFGRTGEHLWGFQRHGLVPDIVTIGKPMGNGQPIAGLLATADALADFGKYSRYFNTFAGNTVSCAAALAVLETIEREGLVPHAAKVGKLLLDGIAGLAAKHEGIGDVRGAGLFVGVELVSDRRTRAPDRSLTSQVVNRMRDKGVLLSACAQGHNVLKIRPPLVLSAEQAGMVIEALDASLSEVQRKSPGAT; encoded by the coding sequence ATGAAAACCACCGCCGACTTCAACATGGTCAACGCCTACATCCCCGGCCGCGCCAATGTCGGGCCTGCCACCGAGGCGATGATCGAACGGCGCAATGCCCTGCTCGGCCCGGCGTACCGGCTGATGTACGAGCATCCGCTGCATATCGTGCGCGGCGAAGGTGCCTGGCTGATGGACCCGCAAGGCCGCCGCTACCTTGACGCCTACAACAACGTCACCTCGCTCGGCCACTGCCATCCCGCGGTCACCGAGGCGATCTGCCGCCAGGTGCAGACGCTGGCGACCAACACACGCTATCTGCACGACACCATCCTGGAGCTGGCCGAGCGGCTGCTCGCCAGCGTGCCCGACACCGAGCTGGCCCACCTGATGCTGACCTGCACCGGCAGCGAGGCCAACGATCTGGCGTACCGCATTGCCAAGGTGCGCACGGGCGGCACGGGCATCATCGTCACCGACACGGCCTACCACGGCATCACCGACGCCGTGTCGCAGTTCTCGCCGTCGCTGGGCGTGACCGTCGACCTCGGCCCGCACGTGCGCCTGGTGCCGGCACCGCGCCTGTACCATGCCGAAGGCGCCGACCTGGGCGAGCGCTTCACGCGCGACGTCGAGGCGGCCATCGCCGACCTGCAGCGGCACGGCATCAAGCCGGCAGCCCTGATCGTTGATTCGCTCTTCACCAGCGACGGCATCCTGCCCGGGCCCGTGGGCTTCCTCAAGGGCGCGGTCGAGGCCATCAAGCGTGCTGGCGGCCTGTTCATCGCCGACGAGGTGCAGCCCGGCTTCGGCCGCACCGGCGAGCATCTGTGGGGCTTCCAGCGCCACGGCCTCGTTCCCGACATCGTCACCATCGGCAAGCCGATGGGCAATGGCCAGCCCATTGCCGGCCTGCTTGCGACAGCCGATGCCCTGGCGGACTTCGGCAAATACTCCCGCTACTTCAACACCTTCGCCGGCAATACCGTTTCGTGCGCGGCGGCCCTGGCGGTGCTGGAGACCATCGAGCGGGAGGGGCTGGTGCCGCACGCCGCCAAGGTCGGCAAGCTGCTGCTCGACGGCATTGCCGGGCTCGCCGCGAAGCATGAGGGCATTGGTGACGTGCGCGGGGCGGGACTCTTCGTCGGCGTCGAACTCGTGTCGGACCGAAGGACGCGGGCGCCGGACCGCAGCCTCACCAGCCAGGTGGTCAACCGCATGCGCGACAAGGGCGTGCTGCTCAGCGCCTGCGCCCAGGGACACAACGTGCTGAAGATCCGGCCGCCGCTGGTGTTGTCCGCGGAGCAGGCCGGCATGGTCATCGAGGCCCTCGACGCATCGCTCTCCGAGGTGCAGCGCAAGTCGCCGGGAGCGACCTGA
- a CDS encoding M20 aminoacylase family protein has translation MLADIAAPVADLLPELVALRRDLHAHPELAFAERRTAGIVAQSLRLLGLEVHEGLGGTGVVGSLRCGDGARSVGLRADMDALPMVELGCTAYASRTPGVHHGCGHDGHTSMLIGAARQLSRTARAKGFDGTVHFIFQPAEEGKGGARAMIENGLFERFPCDSVYALHNWPDLPLVQAQTRPGPIMAAADRFDIVLRGRGGHAAQPQHTPDAILAASQLVTQLNTIVSRRIDPGESAVLSVTRIEGGHSHNVLPAEVSITGTVRSFDPATQDRIEAALRACVEGVALASGVQAELNYLRYYPATINTPAEALLALEAANAIGLQATVAPRAAFTSEDFAFMLQRNPGAYLWLGQGRADTGPDGERALHHPCYDFNDDALPLGVRWFCEVAERALAQRASPA, from the coding sequence ATGCTCGCGGACATCGCGGCGCCGGTGGCCGACCTGCTGCCCGAACTCGTGGCCCTGCGCCGCGACCTGCATGCCCATCCCGAGCTGGCCTTCGCGGAGCGCCGCACGGCCGGCATCGTGGCGCAAAGCCTGCGGCTCCTCGGCCTGGAGGTGCACGAAGGCCTGGGCGGCACCGGCGTGGTCGGCTCGCTGCGCTGCGGCGATGGGGCGCGTAGCGTGGGCCTGCGCGCCGACATGGATGCGCTGCCGATGGTCGAGCTGGGCTGTACCGCCTACGCGAGCCGCACGCCCGGCGTGCACCATGGCTGCGGCCATGACGGCCATACCAGCATGCTGATCGGCGCGGCGCGCCAACTGAGCCGTACGGCCCGCGCGAAGGGCTTCGACGGCACGGTGCACTTCATCTTCCAGCCGGCCGAGGAGGGCAAGGGCGGCGCGCGGGCGATGATCGAAAACGGCCTGTTCGAACGCTTCCCCTGCGACAGCGTCTACGCGCTGCACAACTGGCCCGACCTGCCGCTGGTCCAGGCCCAGACGCGGCCCGGGCCGATCATGGCCGCGGCCGACCGCTTCGACATCGTGCTGCGCGGCCGTGGCGGCCATGCCGCGCAGCCGCAGCACACGCCGGACGCCATCCTCGCCGCGAGCCAGTTGGTCACCCAGCTCAACACCATCGTCTCGCGCCGCATCGACCCCGGCGAGTCGGCGGTGTTGTCGGTCACGCGCATCGAGGGTGGCCACAGCCACAACGTGCTGCCGGCCGAGGTGTCGATCACCGGCACCGTGCGCAGCTTCGACCCTGCCACACAGGACCGCATCGAGGCCGCGCTGCGCGCCTGCGTCGAGGGCGTGGCCCTGGCCAGCGGCGTGCAGGCCGAGCTGAACTACCTGCGTTATTACCCCGCGACCATCAATACCCCGGCCGAGGCATTGCTCGCGCTCGAGGCGGCCAATGCCATCGGCCTGCAGGCAACCGTGGCGCCGCGTGCGGCCTTCACCTCGGAAGACTTCGCCTTCATGCTGCAGCGCAACCCCGGCGCGTACCTCTGGCTCGGCCAGGGCCGCGCGGATACCGGACCCGATGGCGAGCGCGCGCTGCACCATCCCTGCTACGACTTCAACGACGACGCGCTGCCGCTGGGCGTGCGCTGGTTCTGCGAGGTGGCCGAACGCGCACTCGCGCAGCGGGCTTCTCCGGCCTGA
- a CDS encoding NAD(P)/FAD-dependent oxidoreductase: MSATTYDTDVLVLGGGLMGTTTAFFLRQHGKSVTLLERELVGRQASGTNFGNVRRQGRELHQMPLANRARAVWGRVKSLLGEDAEFVPYGHLRVCYTEKQAAVLEKHAHDVKPLGLDLQLFTAEQLRQRWGIFAPGVVAGSYSPRDGHANPRLAGPAFARAAQRAGANIVEHAEVMQVEHDGAGFTAHTADGRRFRAPQMLVACGAWSNRMAEQFGERVPMDARGPQMGVTEPLPYALGPSIGLSSPIETEGLYFRQISRGNIVFGGGLKGPAHTDVIRAYVKPDNVLRQLHELRRFVPAFANVQLIRVWSGIEGYTADWQPVIGPSAKVPGLHYAFGFNGEGFAISPGVGETMAELMATGSTSIPLAPYGIGRFAARQDAQKAA, from the coding sequence ATGAGCGCCACAACCTACGACACCGATGTGCTGGTGCTGGGCGGTGGCCTGATGGGCACCACCACGGCCTTCTTCCTGCGCCAGCATGGCAAGTCGGTCACGCTGCTCGAACGCGAGCTGGTGGGCCGCCAGGCCAGCGGCACCAACTTCGGCAACGTGCGGCGGCAGGGCCGTGAACTGCACCAGATGCCGCTGGCCAACCGCGCGCGCGCCGTCTGGGGCCGCGTGAAGTCGCTGCTCGGTGAAGACGCCGAGTTCGTGCCCTATGGCCACCTGCGCGTCTGCTACACCGAGAAGCAGGCCGCGGTGCTTGAAAAACACGCGCACGACGTGAAGCCGCTGGGCCTGGACCTGCAGCTCTTCACCGCCGAGCAGCTGCGCCAGCGCTGGGGCATCTTCGCGCCCGGCGTGGTGGCGGGCTCGTACTCGCCGCGGGACGGCCACGCCAACCCGCGCCTGGCCGGCCCGGCCTTCGCCCGCGCGGCGCAGCGCGCCGGCGCCAACATCGTCGAACATGCCGAGGTGATGCAGGTCGAGCACGACGGTGCGGGCTTCACCGCCCACACCGCCGACGGCCGGCGCTTCCGTGCGCCGCAGATGCTGGTGGCCTGCGGCGCCTGGTCGAACCGCATGGCCGAGCAGTTCGGCGAGCGCGTGCCCATGGACGCGCGCGGCCCGCAGATGGGCGTGACGGAGCCGCTGCCCTATGCGCTCGGGCCATCGATCGGCCTGTCGTCCCCCATCGAGACCGAAGGCCTTTACTTCCGCCAGATCTCACGCGGCAACATTGTCTTCGGCGGCGGGCTCAAGGGCCCCGCGCATACCGATGTGATCCGCGCCTACGTGAAGCCCGACAACGTGCTGCGCCAACTGCACGAACTGCGCCGCTTCGTGCCGGCCTTCGCGAACGTGCAGTTGATCCGCGTGTGGAGCGGCATCGAGGGTTACACCGCCGACTGGCAGCCCGTGATCGGCCCGAGCGCCAAGGTGCCGGGCCTGCACTATGCCTTCGGCTTCAACGGCGAAGGCTTCGCCATCAGCCCGGGGGTGGGCGAAACGATGGCCGAGCTGATGGCCACGGGCAGCACATCGATCCCGCTCGCGCCCTATGGCATCGGGCGGTTCGCGGCACGGCAGGATGCGCAGAAGGCCGCATGA
- a CDS encoding phosphotransferase has product MPEGRPTEAAALSTAAPELTAAEVRALVARLYGIDGSVKPLAGERDQNCAVECVDGTRYVFKISNPSEPVSLVDFQIAALEHIARASPGQPVPRVVRTLDGRTRDVVALADGSRTTVRMLTYLDGIQIRETPRTNAQRLAMGKGLAGLNLALQGFTHPAAKHDLLWNVSAAHRLTAQLHSLVEGPRRALAESFMARFTEHVLPRLASLRAQVIHNDYHLYNVLVAPDDQARITGIIDFGDMLHAPLVGEVATAAAFHMTGNADPFEAAAQFVGAYQAVLPLTEPEKEIVADLMATRHLVTVLISEWRALRYPENRAYIMRHNPAGWEALSQMADISRHEARDRLLNPTQNGASS; this is encoded by the coding sequence ATGCCCGAAGGGCGTCCGACCGAGGCTGCGGCGCTGAGCACCGCGGCGCCCGAGCTGACGGCAGCCGAGGTGCGGGCGCTGGTGGCGCGCCTGTACGGCATCGACGGCAGCGTGAAGCCGCTGGCCGGCGAGCGCGACCAGAACTGCGCCGTGGAATGCGTGGACGGCACGCGCTACGTGTTCAAGATCAGCAACCCCTCCGAGCCGGTTTCGCTGGTCGATTTCCAGATTGCCGCGCTGGAGCACATCGCCCGCGCATCGCCCGGCCAGCCCGTGCCCCGCGTCGTGCGAACGCTGGACGGCCGCACGCGTGACGTCGTGGCGTTGGCCGATGGCAGCCGGACCACCGTGCGCATGCTCACCTACCTGGATGGCATCCAGATCCGGGAGACACCGCGGACCAATGCGCAGCGTCTGGCCATGGGCAAGGGGCTGGCCGGACTGAACCTTGCGCTGCAAGGCTTCACGCATCCCGCGGCCAAGCACGACCTGCTGTGGAACGTGTCGGCGGCCCACCGGCTCACTGCCCAGCTCCACAGCCTGGTCGAAGGCCCCCGCCGTGCACTGGCCGAATCGTTCATGGCGCGTTTCACCGAGCATGTGCTGCCCCGCCTCGCCTCGTTGAGGGCGCAGGTGATCCACAACGACTACCACCTCTACAACGTGTTGGTCGCGCCGGACGACCAGGCGCGCATCACCGGCATCATCGACTTCGGCGACATGCTGCATGCGCCACTGGTCGGCGAGGTGGCGACGGCGGCCGCCTTTCACATGACCGGCAATGCGGACCCGTTCGAAGCCGCGGCGCAATTCGTCGGCGCCTACCAGGCCGTCCTGCCACTGACCGAGCCGGAGAAGGAGATCGTCGCCGACCTGATGGCGACGCGCCACCTCGTCACCGTGCTGATCTCGGAGTGGCGCGCTCTGCGCTACCCCGAAAACCGCGCCTACATCATGCGCCACAACCCCGCGGGCTGGGAGGCGCTGTCGCAGATGGCGGACATCTCGCGTCACGAAGCACGCGACCGCTTACTGAACCCAACGCAAAACGGAGCCTCCTCATGA
- a CDS encoding HAD-IA family hydrolase produces the protein MNLKAYKVLTFDVVGTLIDFESGMLAYLRRVAPDARLSDEDFLAAYRKERKSPDVSWYPDDLERVWHALAPVLGLPDSDAIAKGFRDSVSEWPAFPDSVEALKRLRRHFKLVTMTNAQAWALKHFAGTLDHPFDLELSCDDALCEKPDARYFAYARGRFEGAWGYKQADNLHVAQSQYHDIGISKQLGIATCWIERRHGLAGSGGTIESARTTPDYHFHTLAELADAVEAAQAGQSL, from the coding sequence ATGAACCTCAAGGCCTACAAAGTCCTGACCTTCGACGTCGTCGGCACGCTGATCGATTTCGAGAGCGGCATGCTCGCCTACCTGCGCCGGGTCGCGCCAGACGCCAGGCTGTCCGACGAGGATTTCCTCGCCGCCTACCGCAAGGAGCGCAAGAGCCCGGACGTGAGCTGGTACCCCGACGACCTGGAACGTGTGTGGCACGCGCTCGCACCCGTGCTCGGCCTGCCCGACAGCGACGCCATCGCCAAGGGCTTTCGCGATTCGGTGTCCGAGTGGCCGGCCTTCCCGGATTCGGTGGAAGCGCTCAAGCGCCTGCGCCGGCATTTCAAGCTGGTGACCATGACCAATGCCCAGGCCTGGGCGTTGAAGCACTTCGCCGGGACGCTCGACCACCCTTTCGACCTGGAACTGAGTTGCGACGACGCCTTGTGCGAGAAGCCCGACGCGCGTTACTTCGCCTATGCGCGCGGCCGTTTCGAAGGCGCATGGGGCTACAAGCAGGCCGACAACCTGCACGTCGCGCAAAGCCAGTACCACGACATCGGCATCTCCAAACAACTCGGCATCGCCACCTGCTGGATCGAACGCCGGCACGGCCTGGCGGGCTCGGGCGGCACCATCGAATCGGCACGGACCACGCCCGACTACCACTTCCACACGCTGGCCGAACTGGCCGATGCCGTCGAGGCCGCGCAGGCCGGGCAAAGCCTGTGA
- a CDS encoding NAD(P)/FAD-dependent oxidoreductase yields MNATASHPPAPRIVVVGTGPAGVRAAQALVEAGLRPIVVDEGRRDGGQIYRRQPEGFKRSYTKLYGTEADKAQALHRDFDALRPHIDYRGDTLAWNLSEGTLHLVHGGQAQTQPFDALLVCAGATDRLMPVDGWHRAGCYSLGASQIALKAQACAIGQRVVFMGSGPLLYLVASQYLQAGAQVAAVLDTAPAAKSWGAVTGLLARPRLALRGLGLIRGLRHAGVPVLQGVQPLLIEGDDRLGVQAVQVRDTQGRTQRFECDAVGLGWHLRAETQLADLARCEFVFEPVSRQWLPRIDADGRSSTPGVYLAGDGVRILGADGAEAAGRLAALAALRDLGHTPGRTLYEKESATLHRTLAQMDRFRLGLARAFPWPHKQAAAVSDETVVCRCEAVTAGELRRSVNELGSQEVNRAKAFSRVGMGRCQGRFCGHAAAEIVAHACAVPVEQVGRLRSQAPVKPLVMNTMEAGQ; encoded by the coding sequence TTGAACGCCACCGCTTCCCATCCGCCGGCCCCTCGTATCGTGGTCGTCGGCACCGGCCCGGCCGGCGTGCGTGCCGCGCAGGCCCTGGTCGAGGCCGGCCTGCGGCCCATCGTGGTCGACGAAGGCCGGCGCGATGGCGGCCAGATCTACCGGCGCCAGCCCGAAGGCTTCAAGCGCTCCTACACCAAGCTCTACGGCACGGAAGCCGACAAGGCCCAGGCCCTGCACCGCGACTTCGACGCGTTGCGCCCCCACATCGACTACCGCGGCGACACCCTGGCGTGGAACCTCAGCGAAGGGACGCTGCACCTCGTCCATGGGGGCCAGGCACAGACCCAGCCGTTCGACGCGCTGCTGGTGTGCGCGGGCGCCACCGACCGGCTGATGCCGGTGGATGGCTGGCACCGCGCCGGCTGCTACAGCCTGGGCGCTTCGCAGATCGCCTTGAAGGCCCAGGCCTGTGCCATTGGCCAGCGCGTGGTCTTCATGGGCAGCGGCCCATTGCTGTACCTGGTCGCCTCGCAATACCTGCAGGCGGGCGCCCAGGTGGCAGCGGTGCTCGACACCGCGCCCGCGGCCAAGTCCTGGGGCGCCGTCACCGGCCTGCTGGCCCGGCCCAGGCTGGCGCTGCGCGGGCTCGGCCTGATCCGCGGGCTGCGCCATGCGGGCGTACCGGTGCTGCAAGGTGTGCAGCCGCTGCTCATCGAAGGCGACGACCGCCTCGGTGTGCAAGCGGTGCAGGTGCGCGACACACAGGGCCGTACCCAGCGCTTCGAATGTGATGCGGTCGGCCTCGGCTGGCACCTGCGCGCCGAGACCCAGCTCGCCGACCTCGCACGTTGCGAATTCGTTTTCGAGCCCGTGAGCCGCCAGTGGCTGCCGCGCATCGATGCCGATGGCCGCAGCAGCACGCCGGGCGTGTACCTCGCGGGCGACGGCGTGCGCATCCTCGGTGCCGACGGCGCCGAGGCCGCCGGCCGCCTGGCCGCGCTGGCCGCATTGCGGGATCTCGGTCACACCCCGGGCCGTACCCTCTACGAGAAGGAATCGGCCACGCTGCACCGTACGCTGGCGCAGATGGACCGTTTCCGGCTGGGCCTGGCCCGCGCCTTTCCCTGGCCGCACAAGCAGGCTGCGGCCGTATCCGACGAAACGGTGGTCTGCCGCTGCGAAGCCGTCACGGCCGGCGAACTACGCCGCTCGGTGAACGAACTCGGCAGCCAGGAAGTCAACCGCGCCAAGGCTTTCAGCCGCGTCGGCATGGGCCGTTGCCAGGGCCGCTTCTGCGGCCATGCCGCAGCGGAAATCGTGGCGCATGCCTGCGCCGTTCCGGTGGAACAGGTGGGACGGCTGCGCTCGCAGGCACCGGTGAAGCCGCTGGTCATGAATACGATGGAGGCCGGGCAATGA
- a CDS encoding aspartate aminotransferase family protein, protein MNPISDLPNIAALGAIDRAHLIHPVSAWRTHEQRGPTVLSSGRGAWLTDGEGRELLDGFAGLWCVNVGYGQESVVQAAAEQMRQLPYATGYFHYSSEPAIRLAEKLVQITPASLTRVYLTLGGSEAVDAAVRFIVQYYNAIGKPAKKHFIALERGYHGSSSTGAGLTALPAFHRGFDLPLPTQHYIPSPNPYRHAEGATNPQAVIDASVAALRAKVAELGADSVAAFFCEPIQGSGGVIVPPKGWLKAMREAARELDILFVVDEVITGFGRTGPMFACEAEGVEPDLMTMAKGLTSGYVPMGATMLSEKVYAGIADGAPPGVSVGHGATYSAHPVGAAVALEVLRLYQEGGVLAQGQRGALHFAAGLDALRSHPLVGDARHRGLLGALELVSDKASKAGFDPALGLADRIAAAAYRNGVVFRAFADNILGFAPALIFSEGEFVELFARVKKTLDEVLAAPDVRAALVG, encoded by the coding sequence ATGAACCCAATCTCCGACCTGCCCAACATCGCCGCGCTCGGCGCGATCGACCGGGCTCACCTGATCCACCCTGTCTCGGCCTGGCGCACGCACGAGCAGCGCGGGCCGACCGTGCTGTCTTCGGGCCGCGGCGCCTGGCTGACCGATGGCGAAGGCCGCGAACTGCTGGACGGCTTTGCCGGCCTGTGGTGCGTAAACGTGGGCTACGGCCAGGAGAGCGTGGTGCAGGCCGCCGCCGAACAGATGCGCCAGTTACCCTATGCCACCGGTTACTTCCACTACAGCAGCGAGCCGGCGATCCGCCTGGCCGAGAAGCTGGTGCAGATCACCCCGGCCTCGCTGACGCGCGTATACCTCACGCTGGGCGGCTCCGAGGCCGTGGACGCGGCCGTGCGCTTCATCGTCCAGTATTACAACGCCATCGGCAAGCCGGCCAAGAAGCACTTCATCGCGCTGGAGCGCGGCTACCACGGCTCGTCGTCCACCGGCGCGGGCCTGACCGCCCTGCCCGCCTTCCACCGCGGCTTCGACCTGCCGTTGCCCACGCAGCACTACATCCCTTCGCCCAACCCCTACCGCCATGCCGAAGGCGCCACGAATCCGCAGGCCGTCATCGATGCGTCGGTGGCCGCACTGCGCGCCAAGGTGGCCGAGCTCGGCGCGGACTCGGTGGCGGCCTTCTTCTGCGAGCCGATCCAGGGTTCGGGCGGCGTCATCGTGCCGCCCAAGGGCTGGCTCAAGGCCATGCGCGAGGCCGCGCGCGAACTCGACATCCTGTTCGTCGTCGACGAAGTCATCACCGGTTTCGGCCGCACCGGCCCGATGTTCGCCTGCGAGGCCGAAGGCGTGGAGCCCGACCTGATGACCATGGCCAAGGGCCTGACCTCGGGCTACGTGCCCATGGGCGCGACGATGCTGAGCGAGAAGGTCTACGCCGGCATCGCCGACGGCGCCCCGCCCGGCGTATCGGTCGGCCACGGCGCCACCTACTCGGCGCACCCGGTCGGCGCGGCCGTGGCACTCGAAGTGCTGCGGCTCTACCAGGAAGGCGGCGTGCTGGCCCAGGGCCAACGCGGTGCGCTGCATTTCGCCGCCGGGCTGGACGCCCTGCGCAGCCATCCGCTGGTGGGCGACGCGCGCCACCGCGGCCTGCTCGGCGCGCTGGAGCTGGTCAGCGACAAGGCGAGCAAGGCCGGTTTCGATCCGGCGCTGGGCCTGGCCGACCGCATCGCCGCCGCCGCCTACCGCAACGGCGTGGTGTTCCGCGCCTTCGCCGACAACATCCTCGGCTTTGCACCGGCGCTGATTTTCAGTGAAGGCGAATTCGTGGAACTGTTCGCACGGGTGAAGAAGACCCTGGACGAGGTGCTGGCAGCGCCCGACGTGCGCGCCGCACTCGTCGGCTGA